From the Sandaracinaceae bacterium genome, one window contains:
- a CDS encoding efflux RND transporter periplasmic adaptor subunit: MPPPSARRLSPALVITLVVLLSGGGVFAWWKFGRATPVETAEVQRGTLVRTVVTSGQVEAPRRTTLGPEVGGRVVSVSVEEGQHVAEGEVLLQLDDANARAAMDEAQAAVAEAQVRLSRLRNTGVRVALATEARAQADAEQAELRFARTEGLVTRGVLPSEQLDDARRARDTSAAQLRLAEAEAESASAGGGDVRLTVAALRRTQAALRSAERRLEQTTLRAPAAGSVLRRTVEQGEVVQAGQSLFEFVADGAPRLEVHPDESHLAFIRVGQPALASVEARPELTFPATVLRIAPAVDAARGTVKVELSISAPVPEFLLPGMTASVEIELARLPDVVICPAEAIEDASGAAPSVLVVADGRVTRRAITVGLRAGELYEVTRGLEPGDRVVLAATGVALPALEDGTRVKVTDAEDAAASGAR; the protein is encoded by the coding sequence ATGCCTCCCCCTTCTGCGCGCCGGCTCTCGCCCGCGCTGGTGATCACCTTGGTCGTGCTCTTGTCCGGTGGCGGCGTCTTCGCGTGGTGGAAGTTCGGGCGCGCCACGCCCGTGGAGACCGCCGAGGTGCAGCGCGGCACGCTGGTGCGCACCGTGGTCACGTCGGGTCAGGTGGAGGCGCCGCGGCGCACCACGCTGGGGCCCGAGGTGGGCGGGCGCGTGGTGAGCGTGAGCGTGGAGGAAGGGCAGCACGTGGCGGAAGGCGAGGTGCTGCTGCAGCTGGACGACGCGAACGCACGCGCCGCCATGGACGAGGCGCAGGCGGCCGTGGCGGAGGCCCAAGTGCGCCTCTCGCGGTTGCGCAACACCGGCGTGCGCGTGGCGCTGGCCACGGAGGCGCGCGCCCAGGCTGACGCCGAGCAGGCCGAGCTGCGCTTCGCGCGCACCGAGGGGCTGGTGACCCGCGGCGTGCTTCCGTCGGAGCAGCTGGATGACGCCCGGCGCGCGCGCGACACGTCGGCCGCGCAGCTGCGGCTGGCCGAGGCCGAGGCCGAGAGCGCCAGCGCGGGTGGCGGGGACGTGCGCCTCACGGTGGCAGCCCTGCGGCGCACCCAGGCCGCCCTGCGCAGCGCCGAGCGGCGCCTCGAGCAGACCACGCTGCGCGCGCCCGCGGCCGGCAGCGTGCTGCGCCGCACCGTGGAGCAGGGCGAGGTGGTGCAGGCCGGACAGTCGCTCTTCGAGTTCGTGGCCGACGGCGCGCCGCGCCTCGAGGTGCACCCCGACGAGAGCCACCTGGCGTTCATCCGCGTGGGGCAGCCGGCCCTCGCTTCGGTGGAGGCGCGGCCCGAGCTGACCTTCCCCGCCACCGTGCTGCGCATCGCGCCCGCGGTGGACGCCGCGCGCGGCACCGTGAAGGTGGAGCTGAGCATCAGCGCGCCAGTGCCCGAGTTCTTGCTGCCGGGCATGACCGCCTCGGTGGAGATCGAGCTCGCGCGCCTGCCCGACGTGGTCATCTGCCCCGCCGAGGCCATCGAGGACGCGAGCGGCGCGGCCCCCAGCGTGCTGGTGGTGGCCGACGGGCGCGTGACCCGCAGGGCCATCACCGTGGGGCTGCGCGCCGGTGAGCTCTACGAGGTGACCCGCGGCCTCGAGCCCGGTGACCGCGTGGTGCTGGCGGCCACGGGCGTGGCCCTGCCTGCCCTCGAAGACGGCACCCGCGTGAAGGTGACCGACGCCGAAGACGCCGCCGCGTCGGGAGCGCGCTGA
- a CDS encoding type II toxin-antitoxin system RelE/ParE family toxin, producing the protein MSLPVVIHDDADIEVEEAALWYEEQRPGLGLEYVAAVGRVLLDIGDNPELYSVWKQPWRRALLQRFPYVVFFEIEVDRVVVWAVAHAKRRPGYWMARRPS; encoded by the coding sequence GTGAGTCTGCCCGTCGTCATCCACGACGACGCGGACATCGAGGTCGAGGAAGCGGCGCTCTGGTACGAGGAGCAACGTCCTGGACTCGGCCTGGAGTACGTCGCCGCCGTCGGTCGTGTGCTCCTCGATATCGGAGACAACCCAGAGCTGTACTCCGTGTGGAAACAGCCTTGGCGACGGGCGCTGCTCCAGCGCTTCCCCTACGTGGTTTTCTTCGAGATCGAGGTCGATCGGGTGGTCGTCTGGGCGGTCGCTCACGCCAAGCGGCGTCCTGGTTATTGGATGGCCCGTCGGCCGTCGTAG
- a CDS encoding amidohydrolase family protein has protein sequence MRYDILIQSGTVFDGTGAPGKIADVGIRNGQIAAIEATIDPALADHVVDATGQWVMPGFLDAHTHYDAELLLAPGLPESVRHGVTTVCIGSCSLSTIYATPEDCADIFSRVEALPREYVLDALETHKTWSDAKGYQQHVDALPLGPNVMSFIGHSDLRVSVMGLEAATDSKRKPTKDEQARMEAALNDAIDRGFLGLSCMTNPWDKIGGDRVRSRPLPSTFASWAEYRRFHRILRERGAILQSAPNITTKYNALLYLWDSAGFGARAPLKTTLITVADTKSNPMLASAVMAGTSAFNRFLNADVRWQSVPMPFEVYADGIDLVVFEEFGAGEEALHLTEQVQRNQLFADPAYRRRFRKEYDKRFGPRVWHRDLHDAHIVSAPDASLAGRSFGEVADERGEHPVDTFLDLVMAHGTALRWRTTIANHRDETLDQIVAHPTVQVGFADSGAHIRNMAFYNFPLYFLRSVKRAAEAGKPIMSLERAVHRVTGEIADWLGVDAGHLRVGDRADVVVVNPAGLNDDVAAYHEAPIEVFGGVQRMVRRNDEAVSATVIGGQLAYTAAGFTEGFGTARGFGRFLRRGERVSAREHGTEGMNARESGELVTTPAEARAAS, from the coding sequence ATGCGCTACGACATCCTCATCCAGTCCGGCACGGTCTTCGACGGCACGGGCGCCCCCGGGAAGATCGCCGACGTGGGCATCCGCAATGGTCAGATCGCCGCCATCGAGGCCACCATCGACCCGGCGCTCGCCGACCACGTCGTGGACGCCACAGGCCAGTGGGTGATGCCCGGCTTCCTGGACGCGCACACGCACTACGACGCCGAGCTGCTGCTGGCGCCGGGCCTGCCCGAGTCGGTGCGCCACGGCGTGACCACGGTGTGCATCGGCTCGTGCTCGCTGAGCACCATCTACGCCACCCCCGAAGACTGCGCGGACATCTTCTCGCGCGTGGAGGCGCTGCCACGCGAGTACGTGCTGGATGCACTCGAGACGCACAAGACCTGGAGCGACGCGAAGGGCTACCAGCAGCATGTGGACGCGCTGCCGCTCGGTCCCAACGTCATGTCGTTCATCGGGCACTCGGACCTGCGCGTGTCCGTGATGGGGCTCGAGGCCGCCACGGACAGCAAGCGCAAGCCCACCAAGGACGAGCAGGCGCGCATGGAGGCCGCGCTCAACGACGCCATCGACCGGGGCTTCCTGGGGCTCTCGTGCATGACCAACCCGTGGGACAAGATCGGCGGCGACCGGGTGCGCTCGCGTCCGCTGCCGTCCACCTTCGCGTCGTGGGCCGAGTACCGCCGCTTCCACCGCATCCTGCGTGAGCGTGGCGCCATCTTGCAGTCCGCGCCCAACATCACCACCAAGTACAACGCGCTGCTCTATCTCTGGGACAGCGCTGGCTTCGGGGCGCGCGCGCCGCTCAAGACCACGCTCATCACCGTGGCCGACACCAAGTCGAACCCCATGCTGGCGTCGGCCGTCATGGCGGGCACCAGCGCGTTCAACCGCTTCCTGAACGCCGACGTGCGCTGGCAGAGCGTGCCCATGCCCTTCGAGGTCTACGCCGACGGCATCGACCTGGTGGTGTTCGAGGAATTCGGCGCGGGCGAAGAGGCCCTGCACCTCACCGAGCAGGTGCAGCGCAACCAGCTCTTCGCCGACCCGGCCTACCGGCGCCGCTTCCGCAAGGAGTACGACAAGCGCTTCGGTCCGCGCGTGTGGCACCGCGACCTGCACGACGCGCACATCGTGTCGGCGCCGGACGCGAGCCTGGCGGGCCGCAGCTTCGGCGAGGTGGCCGACGAGCGCGGCGAGCACCCGGTGGACACGTTCTTGGACCTCGTCATGGCGCACGGCACGGCGCTGCGCTGGCGCACCACCATCGCCAACCACCGCGACGAGACGCTCGACCAGATCGTGGCGCACCCCACCGTGCAAGTGGGCTTCGCCGACTCGGGCGCGCACATCCGCAACATGGCGTTCTACAACTTCCCGCTCTACTTCCTGCGCAGCGTGAAGCGCGCGGCCGAGGCGGGGAAGCCCATCATGAGCCTCGAGCGCGCGGTGCATCGCGTGACCGGCGAGATCGCCGACTGGCTGGGCGTGGACGCCGGACACCTGCGCGTGGGTGACCGCGCCGACGTGGTGGTGGTGAACCCGGCCGGCCTCAATGACGACGTGGCGGCATACCACGAGGCGCCCATCGAGGTGTTCGGGGGCGTGCAGCGCATGGTGCGCCGCAACGACGAGGCGGTCAGCGCCACCGTCATCGGCGGCCAACTGGCTTACACGGCGGCGGGCTTCACCGAGGGCTTCGGCACGGCGCGCGGCTTCGGCCGCTTCCTGCGCCGCGGCGAGCGGGTGAGCGCGCGCGAGCACGGCACCGAGGGCATGAACGCGCGCGAGAGCGGCGAGCTGGTCACCACGCCGGCCGAGGCGCGCGCCGCGTCATGA
- a CDS encoding ABC transporter permease: MPFTWFLALRFFRDGRSQTALIVVGVAVGVAVQVFITALIAGLQEDLIDKTLGSLAHVTLEPPEEVARPLQHGDPAAGVFLGRDIQRPSQRLRSIDEWPATAERARELRGVTVVSPRAAGPALARRGSVTATVLVQGVRPEEYARVVPIAENMVAGEYRVGGQDAILGDDLAAELGVSLGDTVRVTAGDGSEARFIVRGMFSLGGPASDSQWILVALRSAQTLFLIPGGVTHLDVKVDDVFAAEEVATRLHRRTGLTAESWMAKNAQLLSALRSQSMSTTLIRVFVLIAVAMGIASVLVVSVVQKQGQIGILRAIGTSRSAILRIFLLQGALLGVLGALLGSGLGVLLLAAFQEAMSRVPAGPTFRIRYELWVFGGAAGLAILTGVLAAAMPALRAARLDPAVAIRHG, encoded by the coding sequence GTGCCGTTTACCTGGTTCCTGGCGCTGCGCTTCTTTCGCGACGGGCGTTCGCAGACCGCGCTCATCGTGGTGGGCGTAGCGGTGGGCGTGGCCGTGCAGGTGTTCATCACGGCGCTCATCGCCGGCCTGCAGGAAGACCTGATCGACAAGACGCTGGGCAGCCTGGCCCACGTGACGCTCGAGCCGCCCGAAGAGGTGGCCCGCCCCCTGCAGCACGGTGACCCTGCGGCAGGGGTGTTCCTGGGGCGTGACATCCAGCGGCCCAGCCAGCGGCTGCGCTCCATCGACGAGTGGCCGGCCACGGCCGAGCGGGCCCGTGAGCTGCGCGGCGTGACCGTGGTGTCACCGCGCGCGGCGGGCCCTGCGCTGGCGCGGCGCGGCAGCGTGACAGCCACGGTGCTGGTGCAGGGCGTGCGCCCCGAGGAGTACGCGCGCGTGGTGCCCATCGCCGAGAACATGGTGGCGGGCGAGTACCGCGTGGGCGGGCAGGACGCCATCTTGGGAGACGACCTGGCGGCCGAGCTGGGCGTGAGCCTGGGCGACACCGTGCGCGTGACGGCGGGCGACGGCAGCGAGGCGCGCTTCATCGTGCGCGGCATGTTCAGCCTGGGCGGGCCCGCCTCGGACTCGCAGTGGATCTTGGTGGCCCTGCGCAGCGCACAGACGCTCTTCCTGATCCCCGGTGGCGTCACGCACCTGGACGTGAAGGTGGACGACGTGTTCGCGGCCGAGGAGGTGGCCACGCGCCTGCACCGCCGCACGGGGCTCACCGCCGAGAGCTGGATGGCCAAGAACGCGCAGCTGCTGTCGGCGCTGCGCTCGCAGTCCATGAGCACCACGCTCATTCGCGTGTTCGTGCTCATCGCCGTGGCCATGGGCATCGCGTCGGTGCTGGTGGTGTCGGTGGTGCAGAAGCAGGGGCAGATCGGCATCCTGCGGGCCATCGGCACCTCGCGCTCCGCCATTCTGCGCATCTTCCTGCTGCAGGGCGCGCTGCTCGGCGTGCTGGGCGCGCTGCTCGGCTCGGGCCTGGGAGTGCTGCTGTTGGCCGCGTTCCAAGAGGCCATGAGCCGCGTTCCGGCCGGCCCCACGTTCCGTATCCGCTATGAGCTGTGGGTGTTCGGCGGCGCCGCCGGGCTGGCCATCCTGACCGGCGTGCTGGCCGCGGCCATGCCCGCCTTGCGCGCCGCGCGCCTCGACCCCGCGGTGGCCATTCGCCATGGCTGA
- a CDS encoding addiction module protein, translated as MSRTARDLVARALDLPEEDRLALATELINSVEGHSDPEWERAWLEELDRRRTGGAENTKPWSEVRTRILLRLSKT; from the coding sequence ATGAGCCGGACCGCCCGTGACCTCGTCGCCCGTGCCCTCGACCTTCCCGAGGAGGACCGGCTCGCGCTCGCTACCGAGTTGATCAACAGCGTGGAAGGACACAGCGACCCCGAGTGGGAGCGGGCTTGGCTGGAGGAACTCGACCGTCGCCGGACTGGTGGCGCCGAGAACACCAAGCCGTGGAGCGAAGTGCGGACGCGCATCTTGTTGAGGCTGAGCAAGACGTGA
- a CDS encoding FAD-binding oxidoreductase: MLPTTDTVLIDMKMMRSLKTIDRARLTCDADAGMIGQHLEDDLGAAGFTLGHFPSSIYCSTLGGWVAGRSAGQCSGRYGKIEDMVLGLTVVDGTGRVLRAERGGDNSALLPLFIGSEGILGVVTEARLRIAPAPPCRRFASYLFPSTETGLDAIRRIYQAGLRPAVARLYDPFDSMIARRGGLRTEHEAEPKPKRTEAKPGLGLRALVQALRAPGMLNELIDRVPDKTMGGAKLILVWEADPLIADAELREARAICSRYDAQDTGEGPAKHWLGHRHSVSYRQSPLFTAGAFIDTMEVAATWSRLLPMYHAVRSALSPHVFVMAHFSHAYPDGASIYFTFAGAARDDHACELAYDRAWKAALKAVVAAGGTLSHHHGVGRSKAPAMRSEQGNAIDVVRELKRVMDPKGIFNRGALIPDLDEHTPLGPVAEAE, from the coding sequence GTGCTGCCCACCACCGACACCGTGCTCATCGACATGAAGATGATGCGCTCCCTAAAGACCATCGACCGCGCGCGCCTCACCTGCGACGCGGACGCGGGCATGATCGGCCAGCACCTCGAGGACGACCTCGGCGCGGCCGGCTTCACACTCGGGCACTTCCCCAGCAGCATCTACTGCTCCACGCTGGGCGGCTGGGTGGCGGGACGCTCCGCCGGGCAGTGCTCGGGGCGCTACGGCAAGATCGAGGACATGGTGCTGGGCCTCACCGTGGTGGACGGCACCGGCCGCGTGCTGCGCGCCGAGCGCGGCGGCGACAACAGCGCGCTCCTGCCGCTGTTCATCGGCAGCGAGGGCATCCTGGGCGTGGTCACCGAGGCGCGTCTGCGCATCGCCCCGGCGCCTCCCTGCCGGCGCTTCGCGAGCTACCTCTTCCCCAGCACCGAGACCGGCCTCGATGCCATCCGGCGCATCTACCAGGCGGGCCTGCGACCGGCCGTGGCGCGCTTGTACGACCCGTTCGACTCCATGATTGCCCGGCGCGGTGGCCTGCGCACCGAGCACGAAGCCGAGCCCAAGCCCAAGCGCACGGAGGCCAAGCCGGGCCTCGGCCTGCGCGCGCTGGTGCAGGCGCTGCGGGCGCCCGGCATGCTGAACGAGCTCATCGACCGCGTGCCCGACAAGACCATGGGCGGCGCCAAGCTCATCTTGGTGTGGGAGGCCGACCCGCTCATCGCCGACGCGGAGCTGCGCGAGGCGCGCGCCATCTGCAGCCGGTACGACGCGCAGGACACGGGCGAGGGGCCCGCCAAGCACTGGCTCGGGCACCGCCACAGCGTGAGCTACCGCCAGTCGCCCCTGTTCACGGCCGGCGCCTTCATTGACACCATGGAGGTGGCCGCCACCTGGTCGCGCTTGCTGCCCATGTACCACGCGGTGCGCTCCGCCCTCTCACCGCACGTGTTCGTCATGGCGCACTTCAGCCACGCGTACCCGGATGGCGCCTCCATCTACTTCACCTTCGCTGGCGCGGCGCGTGACGACCACGCCTGCGAGCTGGCCTACGACCGCGCTTGGAAGGCTGCGCTGAAGGCGGTGGTCGCGGCGGGCGGCACGCTCAGCCACCACCACGGCGTGGGCCGCAGCAAGGCGCCCGCCATGCGCAGCGAGCAGGGCAACGCCATCGACGTGGTGCGCGAGCTCAAGCGCGTGATGGACCCGAAGGGCATCTTCAACCGCGGGGCGTTGATCCCCGACCTGGACGAGCACACCCCGCTCGGTCCCGTGGCGGAGGCCGAGTGA
- a CDS encoding ABC transporter ATP-binding protein: protein MAEPVPTDTPPVLRCTGLIKEFGTDPSVRVLHGIDLSVAAGEFVALVGPSGSGKSTLLNILGLLDVPTAGELWVQGVPTTALDDGRRTALRGSALGFVFQFHHLLPTLRAWENVALPMAAVQGRMKASMRARAEVLLRQVDLGDKIDAPAGELSGGQQQRVALARALAQKPAVVLADEPTGNLDTVNAARVFEVMRQHHAEAKTAFIIVTHDLALAARCDRVVQLVDGRVSYDGAAGDAFLAYASEQLRAT from the coding sequence ATGGCTGAGCCCGTGCCGACAGACACGCCGCCCGTGCTGCGCTGCACGGGGCTCATCAAGGAGTTCGGCACCGATCCCAGCGTGCGCGTGCTGCACGGCATCGACTTGAGCGTAGCGGCCGGTGAGTTCGTGGCGCTGGTGGGCCCGAGTGGCTCGGGGAAGAGCACGCTGCTCAACATCCTCGGGCTGCTGGACGTGCCCACCGCCGGTGAGCTGTGGGTGCAGGGCGTGCCCACCACCGCCCTCGACGACGGCCGCCGCACGGCGCTGCGCGGCTCGGCGCTGGGCTTCGTGTTCCAGTTCCACCACCTGCTGCCCACGCTGCGCGCCTGGGAGAACGTGGCGCTGCCCATGGCTGCCGTGCAGGGACGCATGAAGGCCAGCATGCGCGCGCGCGCCGAGGTGTTGCTGCGCCAGGTGGACCTCGGCGACAAGATCGACGCGCCCGCCGGTGAGCTGAGCGGCGGCCAGCAGCAGCGCGTGGCCCTGGCGCGCGCGCTCGCGCAGAAGCCCGCCGTGGTGCTGGCCGACGAGCCCACTGGCAACCTCGACACGGTGAACGCGGCGCGCGTGTTCGAGGTCATGCGCCAGCACCACGCCGAGGCGAAGACGGCGTTCATCATCGTCACCCACGACCTGGCGCTGGCCGCGCGCTGCGACCGCGTGGTGCAGCTGGTGGACGGCCGCGTGAGCTACGACGGCGCGGCGGGTGACGCGTTCCTCGCGTACGCGAGCGAGCAGCTGCGGGCGACGTAG
- a CDS encoding FAD-binding oxidoreductase: MSTDLRADFLRAVRRDLPGALQEADGGAVILPGSRDQVALALQLAHQYRQPLRTPGQPARAGAIVVDLLRMMDVIKFDEPSRIAHVQAGMRVHALEDELRRRGLSLGAHSSARDYGVGEWLAIGAPGARDNADDPVDQIVAGLEVVLPDGREVQIRPAPRRAVGPDLVAAFIGARGRLGVIVGAHVVARLRVESTAVGYLFPTRQGAEQALAWIRGKGVRPIRAYVQDVAEGSALRLKLATGDGVAAACREVARVTAQELGGVLIDEKMELPKARAPLGVPPSAIVAELAARLDPRGVLG, translated from the coding sequence ATGAGCACCGACCTGCGAGCCGACTTCCTGCGCGCCGTGCGGCGTGACCTCCCGGGCGCGCTGCAAGAAGCCGATGGCGGCGCCGTGATCCTGCCGGGCAGCCGCGACCAAGTGGCCCTCGCTCTCCAGCTGGCGCACCAGTACCGCCAGCCGCTGCGCACGCCCGGGCAGCCGGCGCGCGCGGGGGCCATCGTGGTGGACCTGCTGCGCATGATGGACGTCATCAAGTTCGACGAGCCCAGCCGCATCGCGCACGTGCAGGCCGGCATGCGCGTGCACGCGCTCGAAGACGAGCTGCGGCGGCGCGGGCTCTCGCTGGGCGCGCACTCGTCGGCGCGCGACTACGGCGTGGGCGAGTGGCTGGCCATCGGTGCCCCGGGCGCGCGCGACAACGCGGACGACCCGGTGGACCAGATCGTGGCGGGCCTCGAGGTGGTGCTGCCCGACGGCCGCGAGGTACAGATTCGCCCGGCGCCGCGGCGCGCGGTGGGTCCCGACCTGGTGGCGGCCTTCATCGGTGCGCGCGGGCGGTTGGGCGTCATCGTGGGCGCCCACGTGGTGGCGCGGCTGCGCGTGGAGAGCACCGCGGTGGGCTACCTGTTCCCCACGCGGCAGGGCGCCGAGCAGGCGCTGGCGTGGATCCGCGGCAAGGGCGTGCGGCCCATCCGGGCCTACGTGCAAGACGTGGCCGAGGGCTCGGCGCTGCGCCTCAAGCTGGCCACCGGTGATGGCGTGGCGGCCGCCTGCCGCGAGGTGGCGCGCGTCACGGCCCAAGAGCTGGGCGGCGTGCTGATCGACGAGAAGATGGAGCTGCCCAAGGCGCGTGCTCCGCTGGGCGTGCCCCCGTCGGCCATCGTCGCCGAGCTGGCGGCGCGCCTCGACCCGCGCGGGGTCCTGGGCTGA